A genomic stretch from bacterium includes:
- a CDS encoding CoA pyrophosphatase, which translates to MPPTPDARSARALALSLRPQLPREGAQPEAGLLDAAVLVPLLDGGAGPALLFLRRAQDLPDHAGQVAFPGGLREAGDGSLAAAALREAAEEVAIDPARIELYGALSCVSTLAKYSIQPFLSLWPPGEYRAASPGEVARVFQVPLAWLADPASSSEVEIDLPGRRLRAPAWCWDEEVIWGATRRITLDLLQRLAAAGAAFGLE; encoded by the coding sequence GTGCCCCCGACGCCTGACGCTCGCTCCGCCCGGGCCCTCGCCCTCTCCCTGCGGCCGCAGCTCCCGCGCGAGGGCGCCCAGCCCGAAGCCGGCCTCCTCGATGCCGCCGTTCTCGTCCCCCTGCTCGACGGCGGCGCCGGGCCCGCGCTGCTCTTCCTGCGCCGGGCCCAGGACCTGCCCGACCACGCGGGACAGGTGGCCTTCCCGGGCGGTCTCCGCGAGGCGGGCGACGGGAGCCTCGCCGCCGCCGCGCTGCGCGAGGCGGCAGAGGAAGTCGCGATCGATCCGGCGCGCATCGAGCTGTACGGTGCGCTGTCGTGCGTGAGCACGCTCGCCAAGTACAGCATCCAGCCCTTCCTCAGTCTGTGGCCGCCGGGCGAGTACCGCGCCGCGAGTCCGGGCGAGGTGGCGCGCGTCTTCCAGGTGCCGCTCGCGTGGCTCGCCGATCCCGCCAGCAGCAGCGAAGTGGAGATCGACCTGCCCGGCCGCCGCCTGCGGGCGCCGGCCTGGTGCTGGGATGAAGAAGTGATCTGGGGCGCGACGCGGCGCATCACGCTGGATCTGCTCCAGCGGCTGGCCGCCGCCGGGGCGGCCTTTGGTCTTGAGTAG
- a CDS encoding ABC transporter permease, translated as PGAAQDSALNALLDAEAIDWVLRIPADVLEHGRCEYHGRVVSNFTQLEALQGKLTEILRAERLRRLDLDPALLSELTLRADLRTIQHRGEATSEAGFESLYFGTLTLVMILYMTILVFGSMIQRSILEDKNQHITEVVLSGMSATQFFTGKILGIGAVGLTQYLAWLVLGAVAAALGLLSSANLQALPVLQPSTLAAFVTFYVLGFLLYAGLFAAVGAMSTTDQEAQQLMQPLVMLLVLPLVIMIYIFQNPDSAASVVLSLIPVFTPLVMFMRINISAPPLWQIALAYGLLIGSVVLVFIVSARIFRVGILMTGKKLSLVEAWRWVRQA; from the coding sequence CCCCGGCGCCGCCCAGGACTCGGCGCTCAATGCCCTGCTCGACGCCGAGGCCATCGACTGGGTGCTGCGGATTCCCGCCGACGTGCTCGAGCACGGCCGCTGCGAGTACCACGGCCGCGTGGTCAGCAACTTCACCCAGCTCGAGGCGCTGCAGGGCAAGCTGACGGAGATCCTGCGCGCCGAGCGGCTGCGGCGGCTGGACCTCGATCCCGCACTGCTCTCTGAGCTCACGCTGCGCGCCGACCTGCGCACGATCCAGCACCGCGGCGAGGCGACCAGCGAGGCCGGCTTCGAGTCCCTCTACTTCGGCACCCTGACGCTGGTGATGATCCTCTACATGACCATCCTGGTCTTCGGCTCGATGATCCAGCGCAGCATCCTCGAGGACAAGAACCAGCACATCACGGAGGTCGTGCTCTCGGGGATGAGCGCGACGCAGTTCTTCACGGGCAAGATCCTCGGCATCGGCGCCGTCGGCCTCACCCAGTACCTGGCCTGGCTGGTGCTCGGGGCCGTGGCCGCGGCACTCGGACTGCTCAGCAGCGCGAACCTGCAGGCCCTGCCGGTGCTCCAGCCGAGCACGCTGGCCGCGTTCGTCACCTTCTACGTGCTGGGCTTCCTGCTCTACGCGGGCCTCTTCGCCGCCGTCGGCGCCATGAGCACGACGGACCAGGAGGCGCAGCAGCTGATGCAGCCGCTCGTCATGCTCCTCGTGCTGCCGCTGGTGATCATGATCTACATCTTCCAGAACCCGGACTCGGCGGCCTCGGTCGTGCTGAGCCTGATCCCCGTCTTCACGCCCCTCGTGATGTTCATGCGGATCAACATCAGCGCGCCTCCGCTCTGGCAGATCGCCCTCGCCTACGGGCTCCTGATCGGCTCCGTGGTCCTCGTCTTCATCGTCTCGGCGCGGATCTTTCGCGTCGGCATCCTGATGACCGGCAAGAAGCTCAGCCTCGTGGAGGCCTGGCGCTGGGTGAGGCAGGCTTGA